Genomic DNA from Setaria italica strain Yugu1 chromosome V, Setaria_italica_v2.0, whole genome shotgun sequence:
GACTGCTAAAATTAACATATGCACCTCAAACATTAAAATCTCACATCCAGAGTCTTACCTCCTGAATGACCTTTCCTGCTATTGCTTTTGCCCTGGAGATGTCATCAAGTCCAGTATGTATCATAATGGAGTCAGTGTCACCATAAATAACCTGTCCGGTACAATGAAATAAATGTCAATACAAGCAATTTATTAGAAAGAAATATGTCCAATCTTTAATGGACTGGATTTTCAGGAGACATCTTCAACTCTTTCGGGCAGTTGATATAGAATTAAGAAATGTCTTCAAAGACAGAATACTAAGGAATATGTACACATCATTTTTCTTTAGCTTCAGAAAGTGTATGCGGTATCATGTTGGAATTGGCACAAGGAGTGAACCATTTTCTCgaactacgcaggagagctgcgcgtcatttcattaagaaagaAGAGAACAGTACAACGATCCTGGAAATGTCCAGATCGAGGTTAACACCACACACTCAcgcgcgcgcacgcacgcacacacacacaccggaCTTGACACTAGGAGTGAACCACGTAATGTGGCTAGTGAGATATGAACTATATCAGTGATTAAATTTTATAGGATAGCACTTTTTAGTTTATTACTGACAGCCCACTGAATTCAATGATGAATAAATGAGCGTTCAAATAAAACATTATTGGTGTAACATTCCAAGTGTTCGACAAGCATACAGGATCCACTTTCTAGTGTAGTGAAAGATAATACATCATGAAGGAAAGCAGAAACTTGGGATGTGTAAATTCCAATCTGTAGTAACTACAAGGTTATTGTTTGCCATGTCCCTCTGAAGCAATTTCAGTTTTCAGAATGTTTGTTTACTACAGAGAGTCAGAAACATTCATGGACATATAGCAATTACATACCTCCAAATTTAAATTATTCTGAACCAGATCAACGGTGTTCTGCAAGATCTCTCTTCCCTGAAAGAAGCATCATAGTAGATATTAATATCAATACAACAATTTATAAGTTTGCTAATAACTTCTGTGAGAGAGCAAAACTTGTTCTCACTTGCAATGTAATAAGCTCAGCAAGTGGCTTCGCATAAAACCTGGAATTGGAAAAGCCCAAGCAACCATACATGCTAGAGCATAAGCATCAAAGAGCAAAGTCAGAACTCATTGGTCATACTGAAGGAATGCAAGTGGACATACTTATCTTGATATAGACAATTCTTACCTATTTGCAGTAAGCTTCAATGCTTGCTGTTGAATATCAAACTGTTGTCTTTTAAGACCAGAAGCAGTCTTCAGCCACGATTTAACCATTCTTCTCCTCTCCACCAAACTCCTCAGCAACTGAGTTGTTAGCCACGATTGAAAACACATatatgagatttttttttttgcaaaatcttGTTTACTCAAAAGTAAAGACAACTCTCAAGTCTCAATCTCAATGGCACATCCATCCAAATACCTCAGGTAAAACACCAGTAGCTTTTGAAGCTGGTAAGCTAGGAACATTGCCGTCAGAAGAACGCTCAACAGTGGTAAAGCAGATGTTGTATTCCTGTGGACAAAGAATAACAAAGCCAGTAGTGAACACAGAATGATACATTGAATATCTGGAGACCTTAAACTTTATGGAGAGCAAGCAAAAACTTATAGAAGCTGAGAGTGTTCATCATTTACCTGAATTATTGAAGGATAAAGACTGTTGAAGTCCAGAAGTAGAACATACTTGTCATATAGACCCTTCTTAGGCTCCAAAACCAAACCACCAGCATATGAAGGTCCTTTTCTGGCTTTAACTTGATCACCATTATGCCCCTCATCATCAACAGAAGGATCAGCAGCACCATCATCGGCATTTGCACCCTCAGTATCAGCATTCATTTTTCGTTTTGTGGAGTTCAGCTCTTTGTTGCGTGCAAACTTATCCGGTACAATAAATTTTTTTGCATGGAATGAGTGCAATAGTAGATATTCTACCCTCTGAGCCCTAGCACCCTACAGGAATTTCATTAGAGATATAATGTCAAGACTGCACAGCGATGTGGTTCACTAGACAATATGCACTATAATAATGACTATACCTGAAGCGTTTTACCCCACAGGTTACCACTAATGTTGGTCAGCTGACGTGTCAGAGGGAGAACACTCAAATGAAACATGAGCTCCAAAGAAAGCCATGCATCAGTCTCACCATATTCAACCTAGTTGAGTTTGGCACTTCAGTTTATAGATTTTGAGAAAAATAGAAGACATTCTCTTGAAAACAGCAGCACAATGTTTAGTTTGGATGAAATTACCAGTTTCAAAAGTTCTCCAGAAGACTGGAACATCGGAGGTATATCATGTGGAGAAACCTCTCTTCTGTCCTTTTTCAATTGTGTTTCTGCAAGTTGCGTCAATGAATAACTCACCTGCATGGAACAGACAGATTGAACTACTGAATTTGGTTGTTAAAACTATACCGAACAATTGAGCCGATAGTTGCCTTCCTTTATCTAAAGAATTATTGCACTGCTAGTTACCTCCTTCAGAAGGTCACGAGAGCATAAATAGGTATCACAGAGAAGACGACCAGCAATACAGGACATAATTCCTGGACTTGCCCCGGAACCATATAGTGTGTTTCCTTTGGTAAGCCGGGGCATTATTGATCGCCTGAGACGACCAATCTTGGACCACATGCTACTTAGCACCTTGCAGGTCTAGAATAATCATTATATAAAAAATGACAGTCAGCAATATAATGTAAGTTCTCTTGAATCAATATGGTACAAACCCTGATTATTTTATAAACAAAGCTATACAAATTTCACAAATTCAAGAAGAGTAGTGTACTACAAGTCGAATATCAAGGATCATTAGAACATGTAATGATAAAAAAAGACCTGAGCACGGTGTAGAAGGACATCCAGGTCGAATCCCGAAATATTGTGTCCCACAAGTACGTCGCAATCAAGTTTGCTAAGCTCAATCATCAAGCGATTTAACAATGCGCGTTCACTGGAAAAGGAGTAAAATAATTAATCAACGCATTCTGTAGCAATGGAACTCATTAAAATGAACAGGAAAGGCAGCACCCACCTGCTTTCTAGTGCCAGCACATTGCTACCAGCCTTCTGGTTTCTATCAGAAGCTTCCTTAGTAAGGCCTATAGGAAATATGCTACCTTCAAGCTTGCGCATAACAGTAAAATGGCTGATCATTCCCCGTTTCTGCCAATCTTCAGGACGCATTGGACTATCAATCTGAAATTGACCCAGAAAAACGAAaggttgaaaaaaaaatgaggatTCCCTTCTTTTGTTAATATTAGGCACATGTAGACTGTTGCAATGGAGCCTGGCAGTGTCAGTTTGTCTAGAAAACAATTCTTTCACACAGACTGGATAACCATTCACTTGACACCTCATCACAAAAGTACCCAAACTTGTAAACCAAATgctagaaaaatatttttttccaacAGAAAATGAACAGCATACCTTCACCCGGTGACAGCATATGACAGATGCCGACACAATCTCATGCACATTGTGTTTCTCATTTATGATAGTTTTGAGATTGACTGCAGCAACTACAACAGGGGGGGCTTCTAGGGATGTACTTGTCGTCAAAACAGATATGTCCTTTGGGCAATCAACTGCGACTTCAAACTTACACCAGCTGACCTGTAGTCAAAAGGCGTCATTGATTACACAATGCAACAAATAATTAGTAAGGATCTATCCAAATATTAACCAACTTGCTACGAAACACAACCCAGAGTAACAGGACAAGGGTAGGTCAAGGATATACCCGCTGAGTAGATGGCCGTGTAACAAATTTGGAAACTGACAGCCATGAAGGCCCCTTGATCTTCCTTTTGATGAGAAACAATTCAAGAGCACTGCAAAGATACAAAGATCAGCATCTACCAAGAAAATAGGCATAAACATACACATGGAACTATATTGTATAGTGAGTGCCAAATAATGCAAAGTTTATGGATCATACCTATTGTTTGTCCCAAGCAGCGCATGGAAATGTTCACCTCTGAGGTCAGCTGGAAGGACGGGATCCTAAGAAAATTGGTACCGCATAAGTAATGCAATTGCAGACTTGAATGGTTGGGTAAGAGACATGCGCATATAGTTTACATGTTGTGAAAGTAAACAATAAGAAAGAACATAGTTTAGTCATGAACTGATGGATTCATTACTACATTGGACCTGTTTCCTTAGGAACTAAATCCTGAACATTCCGAGAGCAATACCCTTCGGCCATCGCCCAACCAAACATGTAAAACAAGAGTGTATCATTTTACCAAATTTATCATAGCATTTTCTATTAAAATGCTTAGGCTATTCAAACCCAAGAGATCATATCTGACATGAACAATGAATATATAGATGTCAACGATTGAAATTGGCCAACAGTTGCAGTTTTCTTTCGCAGAATCTTGCCTTGATTCATCATTAGGCCATTTTCACACTGCTACAAACATGCAACATATATCCCATAGTTCAAATCAGTTGATGAGTGGAGCCCACAAATATCGAATCAGTCTACAACTTCTGGAATTCACTTACGAACTGCCAGACTTTATCAATAATGGCTTGTAATATCTTATAAGatcacattttttttatttcataggTTCCTCCTATGTATGCTACAAGAttagaaaatataaatatgacttggATCAAAGTCAATACAAAATATGAATTCCTATACTTTCAGAAAATTTCAGGTTTGCTTAACAGAAATATTCAGTATTTGCATGCTACAATATATTACATCATTCATGTCATTTGGTTCCACAAATCTAACATAACATCACTTCCTAATAGCAAGGGATTGATAACCAGCTATGGTAGATACTAGTCACCTTTGTTTATCATACATTGTCATTGAATTTTCACTTCCACGAGTCAAATATGCAACCGTGATGACATTTATATGAACAAAAAAACTGGACAAACCTTGTATGGATAATTGATTTTCAGGACATACTGTTCTCCATTTGGTAAATCAGTCCTCTCAAATGCATAGTTCCTCTATGACATGGCAAAAATATGACCACTTAGATTAGGATAGGGGGGAATGAAAGAGCCCGTATTGCGTGCGTGTGCACCTACTAACCTTGACTGGAGTCATTACAAAATTTGACACATTGAGGTCTGACAGTTTATCAGCTATTTCACTCTTTAATCCAGATGCCAACTCCTGGTACAGAAGATATGTTATGCATATTAGAGAGTAGTGCTGCAAATAAGTTAAAGTGTATTTTCAACATAAACAATCATTCTCACATGTAGAGTTGCTCGGAGAGATGGTAGAAAATCAGAATTTGTAGACTTCTTCTCTAGCCCTGATAAGGACTCCCTTGGGAAGACTGAACGGTTCGGAATAGCATAGACACATCTCTGAATATTTTTTACTATGACACAGCAACTATGGAACCGCTTGCCAACTTCAACCTAGAACAGAAAAGCAGCCTGTCAGATAAAAGGAATAGCCTAGCATCTGAAGGTGAAGGCATACCTCATCTCAGGATAATAATctgtacaacaacacaacttcCACCAATTATAAATGCAAGTCCATCTATGTTTTTTTAAGTAAAATCTTTTCAACTTTGATCATcaatatttttaattttatatAGATTCAAAACAACATTAACATTTCTAGATTCATTATGAAAAACTTAAGTACTATATAACTCGCTTCATTTACGATAATATGCTTTCATAGATATTATCAGTCAAAGTTGAAAAGGTTTAACTTAGGGCAAACCTAGATGGACTTATATTTGTGATTGGAGAAAGTAGTTGAAAATCGGTCAGCGAGGCACTTGGCACCACTCTCCCATCTAGGGGCTAGGCTTTATGACAAAACTGTCAGAATATACAGCACAGCAAGTATTTTATGATAGTTATCATTGGAATTTTACTCCATACTTTTTGAAGATGGTTATGGAATAGTATTGGGATTACGTAATTAATGCTAAAACACATCAAGGACCTAGTATGCCAATTATCTTGCACAGTTCAATAATACTTAAGTGGTGTTCTGGTTTGACCATAGGCTTCACAGTGTACTACATCAACTAAAGACAGGCTATATTTTTTCTCTTATGTGTGAGACGCTTATCATTGCATTAAGGAGAAAAGGACAAGCTACCTATCAGGCATCAGTAACTAAAAAATTGTAGTCTTGAGAATAATCTACCAAAAATGTAAGATTTCAGTGTCAGAATGCTTTTACCTTCCCAAACAAATACACTGTGCCTGAATTAGCACCGAATGGTTCCTCATATGCATCCAATATGTAGAATGGCAGTGCTCCATCCTTCAGCTCAAACTCTGAGCTTTCATCCACGTCTGCATTACCTGAAGCCACCCCTCCTTCAACTCCTGCATTCTCTCCATCACCACATACCTTCATCCACCCTGCTGCTGCACTCGTCATACCACCATTTCTGTTCTGCTCTGCCTTAATCTTTGCGTTCAGGCGGTGCACCTTCTCTATCTTCACTTCCCGATTAGCCTCCTGCTTCAGTTCCTCTGAACTCTTATTCTCGACCACTAGGTGAGCACTAGAACCAGAAGCTTCTTCCAATTTGGTTGCCATCTCATCATCCGGCTTCAATTCCACGACCATATCATTTCCATGGTCTGAAACCCCATCAGTTTCAAACCCAGTGTCCGATCTGACCACAGTTTCAGCATCTGCAACAACCTTTTCCGAGTTGATGTGGGCAATTATTGGGGGAGGAGGCTGCGGGGCAGAAACCCTActgacccgccgccgcctctcctcgcGGTCGTTGTCGTCAGGTGCGAATTCGGCGATGACGTCGTCCACGATGCTGTCGGCAACCAGAGCCGAACCCTTGTTGCGGTCGCTGCCAGGCTTCTTAAACATCGGGGAGGTGAACATAGTAGGGATTCGCTGCTTGCCcatcatggcggcggcggcggagagagacgccgccgcggcggactGCTGCGGCGGGCGCTTGGGCTGGGGAGGGCGCGGCTGCTTCCGCTTGCGGCgggcgccgtcctcgccgtcggatccctcgtcggaggaggagggaagggcGCGGTGGGTCCAATCCTCCTCGCGACCATCCTCGGCGTAGCCGAGCCCGTCGTCGTCGATGATGAACTCGCCAGCTTCcttgcggcggcgggcgacgagcGCGTTGTAGTCCTCCTCCGCGACGGTGTCGTAGATCGGGGCGTCAACCTTCACCtggacggcgtcggcggcccgGGTCCTACCCTCTTTGATGGCGCGGAGGCGGTCGAGCGCGGCGGACCGCGCCACCGCCTCGGAGCCCCGGGTGCGCGTGCGACGGCCGGacccggcggcgtcgccggatGCGTCATCcatatcctctctctctctctctcgctcgctctctctctctctctctctctaacacAGGCGCGCGCACAAATTCGATGTGGAGCGCGGAGATCTATTGCGATTTGCGAATGCCAGAGggtagttctttttttttttttctttattgagATGCAGAGGGTGTCTTTGGCGGGAAGGTGTTCGAGCATTTGGCGCGCAGGGTTTCAGCCTTTCAGGCGAGCGCGTGAGTTCTAGGGTTTTTCCATGGATCGGATCGATTTTTGCGTGGGCTTCGTTTGGGTGCGAAGAAATGGGCTGCAGGCCTGTATCTACCTGTGCTCCAAAACTACTAGCCGGCCGCACCACCAGTTACCAGATGGGCCACTATTTTTAGCCCAGCAGATGGGAGGCGGGAGGGGGCTGATGTGGGGCAGCGGTGGGGAGCACACAGGTAAGATACAAAGCTACGGCCCATTTCTTCGCACCCAAACGAGACGGTGGGTTTCGCAAGGGCCACAGTAGGGGCACAGGTAAAATCCAGGCCTACAGCCCATGAATAAAGTAATACCATGCGCCCGTCACCTCGTGTTCTTGTGTTCATGGCACACGGGAAACTCCATCACCTCGTCAGGAAGGACATTCGTTCTCAATTCTGACCATGCATAAGCTTATCATAGTCAGGAAGATCCAAATCTAAGGGCTCGGTGCAGGCCGGCAGGAGTCCGTCAGGTCAGACAGACGAGATCGATGCGAAGGAGACGAATCAAGTGCTATGCTGAAGGCCTGAAGTCACTGAATCATGAATCTTGACGCATAGCAGCGGCTCGAACATCACTGTGCCGGTGTAAAGCTTGGCGATCACATGAGACCGGTCGTAAtatgtttcgaaaaaaaaacatgagacCGGCCGGTCGTGGAACGACTGCACATGGAACTACAGTCTGATGGATTTCTGATGGGCTTGAAGCCTTAAAAAGGGCCAGCAAAAGTCAAACTTTGTTGCATTTCAATCTAAGTCCACGCGCAAACAACATTCAATTCAGAGAGAGGAAGGCGGGCTTCAGATGCAACTCAGGAATCAGGATCGCACAAATAGGCGGACGAGGGCGGTTCCTTGGGAAACAAACATCTATGGCGTCGAGCCGTCGATACGCTACACCGACGAAGGCATGGAA
This window encodes:
- the LOC101761388 gene encoding DNA polymerase alpha catalytic subunit, whose product is MDDASGDAAGSGRRTRTRGSEAVARSAALDRLRAIKEGRTRAADAVQVKVDAPIYDTVAEEDYNALVARRRKEAGEFIIDDDGLGYAEDGREEDWTHRALPSSSDEGSDGEDGARRKRKQPRPPQPKRPPQQSAAAASLSAAAAMMGKQRIPTMFTSPMFKKPGSDRNKGSALVADSIVDDVIAEFAPDDNDREERRRRVSRVSAPQPPPPIIAHINSEKVVADAETVVRSDTGFETDGVSDHGNDMVVELKPDDEMATKLEEASGSSAHLVVENKSSEELKQEANREVKIEKVHRLNAKIKAEQNRNGGMTSAAAGWMKVCGDGENAGVEGGVASGNADVDESSEFELKDGALPFYILDAYEEPFGANSGTVYLFGKVEVGKRFHSCCVIVKNIQRCVYAIPNRSVFPRESLSGLEKKSTNSDFLPSLRATLHELASGLKSEIADKLSDLNVSNFVMTPVKRNYAFERTDLPNGEQYVLKINYPYKDPVLPADLRGEHFHALLGTNNSALELFLIKRKIKGPSWLSVSKFVTRPSTQRVSWCKFEVAVDCPKDISVLTTSTSLEAPPVVVAAVNLKTIINEKHNVHEIVSASVICCHRVKIDSPMRPEDWQKRGMISHFTVMRKLEGSIFPIGLTKEASDRNQKAGSNVLALESSERALLNRLMIELSKLDCDVLVGHNISGFDLDVLLHRAQTCKVLSSMWSKIGRLRRSIMPRLTKGNTLYGSGASPGIMSCIAGRLLCDTYLCSRDLLKEVSYSLTQLAETQLKKDRREVSPHDIPPMFQSSGELLKLVEYGETDAWLSLELMFHLSVLPLTRQLTNISGNLWGKTLQGARAQRVEYLLLHSFHAKKFIVPDKFARNKELNSTKRKMNADTEGANADDGAADPSVDDEGHNGDQVKARKGPSYAGGLVLEPKKGLYDKYVLLLDFNSLYPSIIQEYNICFTTVERSSDGNVPSLPASKATGVLPELLRSLVERRRMVKSWLKTASGLKRQQFDIQQQALKLTANSMYGCLGFSNSRFYAKPLAELITLQGREILQNTVDLVQNNLNLEVIYGDTDSIMIHTGLDDISRAKAIAGKVIQEVNKKYRCLEIDLDGIYKRMLLLKKKKYAAIKVALDGSLRENIERKGLDMVRRDWSLLSKEIGDFCLNQILSGGTCDDVIESIHSSLVQVLEQMRSGQIELEKYVITKSLTKAPEDYPDAKNQPHVQVALRLRQNGYSGCSAGDTVPYIICSQQDSDNTHSAGIAQRARHPEELKRDPDKYMIDIEYYLSQQIHPVVSRLCASIQGTSPARLAECLGLDSSKFQSRLTESSNQDTSTMLLSVIDDEDERYRGCEPLRLSCPSCSGTFDCPPVSSLITSASPTSVSDSDEAKDATANFWRRMRCPRCPDNVDDSRISPPVLANQMKRQADNFINMYYKGLLTCDDEGCKYSTHSVNLRVMGDSERGTICPNYPRCNGRLVRQYTEADLYRQLSYFCYVLDATRCLDKLDQKARLPFEKEFAAVGQTINLTLMEIQKIRDRCAFGWVQLEDLAVSI